The Cloacibacterium caeni region GAGTGTTCGACTTTGCTGCCTGCGCATCCTGAACCAAATTAATGACCTTATTGAGGTACGAATCCTTTCCAACCCCTGTTGCTTTTATCTTTAAAGCCCCGTCTCCATTGATAGACCCTGCGATAACCTTTCCACCGGACTCTTTTCTTACAGGAACACTTTCTCCGGTCAGCATGCTTTCATTTAAATAGGAACTGCCCTCGACAATCAGACCGTCAGCGGCGACTTTTTCGCCCGGTCTTATGATTACTGTATCTCCGTTTTTCAGCTGTTCCAGTTTTATTTTAACCGGACTTCCGTTATGCTCGACGGTTACGTCATTTGGTAGTAAGGCAACTAGAGATTGCAACGCTTTTGAAGCTGCCATCTGTGAACGCATTTCGAGCCAATGACCCAGAAGCATGATGACAATTAGGGTGGCGAGCTCCCAAAAGAAATCCATGCCCGGCAGCCCGAATACGACGGCAACGGAATAGACATAAGCTACGGTAATCGCCAAAGCAACGAGCGTCATCATCCCAATAGCTCCGGCTTTCACTTCGCCCAAAAACCCTTTGAAAAAAGGCATTCCACCGTAGAAATAAATAATACTTCCCAAAACCAACAGCACGTATTTATCGCCTTGAAAAGCTATGGTGAAACCAAGCCACTGCTGAATCATGTGGGAAAGCAGCAGCACCGGGACAGAAAGTACCAGTGTAATCCAGAATCTTTTTAGAAAATCCGGAGTATGATGACCTGCATGTTTGTCAAATCCCGCCGCTGAACTATCAGATTCTGAGTGATGATCATGATTCTGATGATGATGGCTGTGTTCGTCTTTTTCAGGTCGGGCGGTTCCACCCAAGGGAATTAAGTTCATTCCGCAAAGTGGACATTTCCCAGGTTCGTCCTTCAATATCTGGGGGTGCATGGGACAGGTGAATTTTTTCATGATTTTCGGTTTATTGTGGGTTTGTTCTTGAAGTAAAAAAATCTAACAGCATCTTTCTTTCCTCTGCTGTTAATTTGGAATCACTGTGCAACAGTAGATAAGATTTTAAAGGCATTTCGTCTTTTTCAATCTGGCTAATTATGCTTTTTATTTTTGCTTTTTTCCGTCTTTTTGAATAATCATTGAACTCATCAAAATTGAGTTCTTTTTTACCTTTTTTAATATGCCTGGCCATCAACCATGCGGCCGGCTTTAATTCCGAATACCAGGGATAACGGGTGTTATTGGAATGACAGTCATAGCAGGAAACTTTAAGGATTGCAGCCACGTTGGCGGGCACCTTTTCGGTTTTTTCAAAACTTTGACCTGGCGGAACGGTGGAGACATTACGCTCCACCGGTATGACCTGAATGACTAAAACAATAGCCACCACTAGCACCGCCAGCCAGCCTATCATATTCAATTTTCTCATATTACATGGTGCTCATATCGTGACCCGCCATGGGATCAACCCCTTTCTTGAATATGTATTCACTGTTCAGCAGATAGGCCCCGGAAACCACTACTTCGTCCCCCGCCTTAATTCCGGATGTGATTTCTATTCTGTCTTCATATTCGAGACCCGTTTCCACCATTCTGTTGACGAAGGTGTTCTTCGCGGTTTTCACCCACACCGTGGAAGATTTGCCATTCCTGATTACCGCATCCACAGGCATTGAAAGACCATCACGGGATTTGTTTTCCACCAGAACATATACCGGCATGCCGGGTTTCAGCAGATTTCCTTTGTTGGGCACGGAAATGCGAACCAGATTTATCCTGCTGGAGGCGCTTATTTCAGGGTTTGTAAAATCAACCTTCCCATTAATCTTCAAATTATCCAGATCGGGAATATATACGGTGACCTTGCTGTCTTTCTGAAGGAGAGCCATTTGAGAGGAATAAACCTGCGCCTCCGCCCACAGCGATGAAAGGTCTGCCAGATTCACGATGGTGCCGCCTTCCGCAAGATAATCACCTTCAGCAATGCTCAGATCGGTGATGTACCCGGCTGCATTGCTGAACACGGTAGTAGTAGGTGTGGCTTTTCCTGATCTTTCCAACTGTTTGATCTGGCTTTCGGACATTCCCCATAAATAAAGCTTGTTGCGGGAACTTTGGAGCAACTGATCAAAATCAATGGAAGTATTGCCGACAAACAGTTTGCGTCTTTCTAATGCCAGCAAATATTCCTGCTTTGCATTATTGAGTTCTTCACTGTAAATATCGACCAACGGCGCCCCCTTCGGAACAAAATCGCCAATGTTTTTATAATACAACCGTTCAACTCTGCCCATTACTCTGGAACTTACTGCCTGCATTTGGTACTGATTAAAATTGAGTGTTCCAGTCAGGGTAAGTTTGTCGGCCATAGACCCATCAGATAGCGCGACTGTTTTGATATTCCCAAGTTTAACCTGCTCGTCATTCAAGATAATTTCGTTAGGATCAGTATTCTTTTTCTTCTCGACAGGCACCAAATCCATGTGACAAATGGGGCATTTTCCGGGTTTATCGGAGACTACCTGCGGGTGCATGGAACAGGTGTAGTAGATATCGTGGCCGGCATGCGGATCTTCCTCCTTTTTACAGGAGTAAAGAAAAACCAGCAAGGCCAGCATTAAAATATTAAATTTCATCTTATCAATTTTTATCTGTTAATTTTTATGAAACTTTCGCTGTCCATCAGGTACTGTGCATTTTCGGCAACTCCATCTTCAGGAAGCAAACCACTGACGATCTGAATTTTATCGCCTACCACCGCGCCGGTAACAACCTTGTGGGCAATAAAACCGCCTTCAACTTTTTTGAACGCAATTTTATCAATCCCCAAAGAAACCACTGCTGATTTCGGCAGCCAATCTGCCATTCTGTTGTGGCTCATAATCTCCGCTTTAACCTGACTTCCGACAGGAATTTTTGCGGTGGAATTATCAAAATAGACGCGCGCCGTTACGGTTTTGCTGCCCTGCCTGAAAAAGGGTTCAATAAAACCGATGATTCCTTTGAAGCGATTTTCAGGATTGGCTTCAGGGATGATCATGACTGACTGTCCTTTGCTGACCAGTGCAATGTCTTCAGAGAAAATATTGATCAGGGCCCAGGTTCTGTTGGGATTGTAGACACTGAAAATATTCTGTCCTTTCTGGAGATACATTCCCTCTTTTAGGGGTAGTTCAGCGGTGACCGCGTTATTTGAAGCCATTGCGGGTGCAGATTGTGGTGATGACCCCATGCTTCCGGCCGATCCTGCCTGCTGAATGTGTCCGCTGTAATTGCTGAAAACCGGAACTGTGAGATCAGGTTTCCCTCGCTGGATGACTTTCTGTATCTGTGAAGCCGGCATTCCCAAAAGAAGGAGTTTCTGGCGTGAAGCATCGATCATTGTTTTGTTTGAGCGGTCATTTTTAATAACGAAGAGCAGGTTTTGCTGTGCGGTTAAAAGTTCCGGGCTGTATATATCTAAAATACGCTGCCCTTTCGACACTTTCTGGTATTTATACCGCACATAGAGTTTCTCGATACGGCCCGCAACGCGTGAGGAAATACTGCCAATCTGTCGAGTATCGTATTCTACCGTCCCTAAAGCATCAACCGTGGTGGGTATGTTTTCTCTTTTTACTTTTATTACGGGCTGTTCCGACACTACAAATTCATTGGTTGGTTTCAACAGATCGTCGAGTTTAATCCCCTCTTCCTTTTTTTCAGGGGCATCTTTCAGGACCAAATCCATCCCACATTTGGGACATTTGCCGGGTTTGTCTGAAATCACTTCCGGGTGCATCGGACAGGTATAAGTATGCATTGCAGCTTCTGCCGAGTGCTTATCTTCCCAGAACTTAACTTTGTCACACGCCGTCAAACCAAATAAAAGCATAGTGAATATTATAATTTTTCTCATCTTCTTTCAATTAAGCGGTCAATTTCAGTTTGCGTCTGCAGTGCTTTGGTAAGGATCTCGAAATATTCCAGTTGGGCCATATTCAGCTGTTCCCATGCGTCATATAACATGAAGAGTTCTTCCGTATTCTGCTCATAGCCCAACTGCATGGATTTGTAGTTGTTTTTTAAGGCCGGAATAATGGTGTCTTCATAGAGTTTCAGCTGATTTTTATTCAGATCCAGTTCATTGCGCATTCCGTAGGCCATTCCGCTGTATTCGTTAACCATCATTTCTTTCTGTGCCTGCAAGGCTTCTTCTTTCAGTTTCAGGCTTTCAATATTGGCTTTATTCATGCCTGAAGCCCAGGATACGAAAGGCAGTTTTGCCATCAGCATCAGAGAAAACTGCATGGGCTGGCCGCCAAAACCAAACATGTTTTCGAACTTTACGCCAAATTCCGGCTTTAGATTCTGCTTTTCCAGATCCTGTTTGAGTTTGGCAATATTGATTTCCCGGTCGATGCCGCGGAGATCACTTCTGTTCTGATAAAATAGATCCTGACCAAAAGTCTCGAGAGAATAATCATTCAGGTTGTATTCCGGTTCAATCTCCAGTGGCGCGAGCGGGTCTCTTCCCATGAGGGCATTCAACCGGATGCGGTTGACGCGCAGGTCATTCTCATACATGAGCTGCATGTTTTTTGAACTTCCGAGAGCCGCTTTGGCTTTGTAATAGGCGGATATTTTGGAAAGTCCGTTTTTGTACCGGATTTCGGCGTTTCTAATCATAAAGTCCAGCATCTTTTCGTTTTCCTTAACGACCTTCAGCTTTTTATCCAGGACAATGGAACTGTAATACAGTTTTTTTGCATCCTGAAAGTTTTCATTGAGGGCGGCATAAAGTTTTTCCTTTTCTACAGCAGACATTGCCTTCATCAGATTTTCGTTGGCGTTGAGTTTCTTTCTGTTAGGAAACATCTGTTCCACCGAAACTGCTACTGAGCCCATGCCGAGCATATCGCCGTCGCGCTGCCAGAGTTTTGCATTATAGGGCGTCATAAAGAAACCTGCTCCTACGGTTGGAGGCATCCAGCTTCTTGCTCCTTTTGCGGCAGCATCCATTGACCGGATTTCGGCATTGTACATTTTTACCACCGGATGGTTGGCTGCGATACTGTCCATTACTGCGGGCAGGGACATTTGCTGAGCATCAATGGTAGTGTAAAGGAAGGCCAGTACTGCTGTTATTATTAATTTTTTCATTTTGTAATCATTTAAGGATTAATGGGCAGCGTCGAGGACGTCAATTTTCCCTAGTTTGTTCAGTTCCCATTCCTTCTGCATATAAAAGATAATTGGTGTTACCAAAAGGATGTGAATGGCCGAAGTGAAAACACCACCAACCATCGGCAATACGATTGGTTTCATCATATCACTTCCCACGCCGTGGCTCCACAGGATGGGTACAAGCCCGAAGAGGGTCACGCAAACCGTCATAATCTTTGGTCTTAATCTTTTGGCTGCACCATGAATGACATATTCACGAAGTTCTTCATTGGTGATGGTCTCCCTTGAGTTGCCATTTTTTGCAATAAGCTGAACCATGGCGTCGTTCAGGTAGATGACCATCACGATTCCGGTTTCCACCGCAAGTCCGAATAGGGCAATAAATCCTACTGCTACTGCTACGGAAAGGTTCACCCCCCAAATCGAAATCATAAAAACGCCGCCGATTAAGGCAAAAGGAATACTGATGAGATTAAAGAAAGCTTCGCGGTAAGAATTGAATGCAAAGTACATGGAAAGAAAGATCACGATTAATACGAGGGGCATAATCATTTTTAAAGTCTGCTCTCCTCGAATCAGGTTTTCGTACTGGCCGCTCCATTCCACGAAATAGCCTTTAGGCATTTTGGTGACCATGCTGTTGAGTTTTTTCTGTGCTTCTGCTACGGTACTGCCTAAATCCCGATCACGGACGTTGAACAGAACAGTTCCGCGTAACATGGCATTTTCAGAATTGATCATTGGTGGTCCTTCTGTAAGACGAATGTCCGCCACTGCACTTAGCGGAATGGAACCAAATTCCATCGTCTGCATTGGGAGTCTTCTCAGAGATTCCACATTATTTCTGAAATCCTGGCCGTATCTGGCATTTACCGAAAAGCGCTGTCGGCCTTCCACGGTGGTGGTGAGTTTCATTCCGCCGAGCGCACTTTCCACGACGGCATTTACATCATCCACACTTAGGCCGTATCTTCCTATTTCTTCGCGTTTCACTTGAATGTCCACATATTTTCCGCCGGTAATGGGTTCTACGTACATGTCTTTTATTCCTTCAATACCGGTGAGTTCCTTTTTAATCTTTTCTGAAAGGACGGCAATACTGTCCAGGTTCTGTCCGTATACTTTTACGCCCACATCCGTTCTGATCCCGGTTGAAAGCATATTGATTCGGTTGGAAATCGGCATGGTCCAGCCATTGGTTACGCCTGGAATCTGCAGTTTGGCATTCAGCTCATTGATGAGATCATCTTTTGTTTTGCCCTCGCGCCATTCGCTTTGCGGTTTCAACAAAATAATGGTTTCAATCATGGAGATGGGTGAATTATCTGTCGCCGTGTTGGCTCTTCCGGCTTTTCCGAGGACATGATCCACTTCCGGAATTCCCTTAATGATTTTATCCTGTACCTGCAGTAATCTTTTGGCTTCAGAGTTTGAAATATCGGGAAGGGTAACCGGCATAAAGAGCAGGGATCCTTCATCCAAAGGCGGCATAAACTCACGTCCAAGGTTCATTATCATTGGAATACTGATGAGCAGTGCCAAAATATTAATTCCCAGCGTGGTTTTTTTCCATTTCATGCACCATCTTATCAGCGGTTCGTAAATCCGTTCCAAGCCTCTGTTTATTGGGTTTTTATTATCGTCCTTAAATTTTCCCTTCATGAAAAAGGAGATGAGCACCGGGGCAAGGGTAAGCACCAGGATTGCATCAACAATCAGGATGAATGTTTTAGTGTACGCCAGCGGATGAAAAAGTTTACCTTCCTGACCGGTCAACATAAATACCGGGAGAAAAGAAACCACGATGATTACCGTAGAAAAAAATACGCCTCTGGATACCTGTAAGGATGATTTTTCGATAATCTTCAACCGAATGTCTTCGGGAATTTTAACGTAACTGTCTTTCTCTTTGTCTTTTTTTCTGAATATATTTTTAAACCAGTTGGTCTTCATTGTTATGGGTTTTTATTTTGTTGATGGTTCTGCCAATCGGAGAGATTTTTATAGGCATTTTCGGACATGATAATTCCGTTATCTACAATCACCCCAATTGCCAGTGCAATTCCTGTAAGGGACATGATATTGGAGGAGAGTCCAAACGCATTGAGCAGAATAAAACTGATGGCAATGGTGACCGGAATCTGAATGATGATGCTCAATGCACTTCGCCAGTGGAATAGGAACAGAATAACAATGATTGCCACCACGATAATTTCTTCAATCAGCTTGGTTTTAATATTGTCTATTGCCCCTTCAATCAGCGTACTGCGGTCGTACGATGTCTTGAAGGTGACGCCTTCAGGGAGTCCTTTTTCAACGTCCTTCATTTTCTCTTTCACATCGTTGATGACCTTATCCGCATTTTCGCCATACCGTGCCACCACGATACCGCCCACGACTTCACCTTCACCGTCCGCATCAAAAATACCCAGCCGAAGATCTCCACCCATTTGTACCGAGCCAATATCTTTCACCCGCACGGGAATACCGTTGTAATTTCCCACCGCGATTTCTTCGATATCGGCTACATTCTTAATGTAACCAAGTCCACGGATGACGTAGGCCATATCGGCCATCTCAAATTTCCGTCCTCCTACATCGTTGTTGTTAGCCTTTACCTTATTCATCACCTCCATGAGGGAGACGTTGTAATACTGCAATTTTACAGGATCTACGATAAGTTGGTACTGTTTTTCGAAGCCGCCAAAGGATGCCACTTCCGCGACACCGGGAACCGTCTGCAAGGCAAATTTCACGTACCAGTCCTGGAGTGCGCGCTGGTCTCCCAAATCCATTTTGGGTGCATCAAAATGGTACCAGAAAACGTGACCAACACCGGTGCCATCCGGTCCGAGCGTAGGCGTTACGTCTTGCGGGAGTAGGCGTTGGGCATAGTTGAGCCGTTCCATTACCCGGGTTCTGGCCCAGTAAATGTCCACGTTATCTTCGAAAATAACATACACGAAGCTCATCCCAAACATGGAAGAGGCGCGGATGTTCTTAATTTTCGGTATTCCCTGAAGGTTGCTGACCAGAGGAAAAGTCACCTGATCTTCAATAATCTGGGGACTTCTGCCCATCCACTCGGTAAAAACGATGACCTGGTTCTCACTCAGATCCGGAATGGCATCGATGGGATTGTCCCTTACCGCAAAAATACCCCAGATAAAAAGGCCGATTGCAATCAGCAAAACGAAATACCTGTTGCGGAGGGAGAGTTTGATTAAATTTTGAATCATGATTTAGAATCTATTTACTTAATTTCTTCCTGAACCTCACCACATGAAGCCATTTTTTTGCCGTAATAAGGGTTCTTCACCTCACGTGAATCACTAAGCCAAAAAGCGCCTTTGTTATCGTTATACATTGGACAAAATATTTTGTACACCGTTTTTGATGTTCCGAAGTCTTTCAGCAGGTCGTAAAAATCTTCACTCATTAAATCCAGATGTTCGCGCTGATGATCAATGTTTCCGGCATTATCCGCAATATGCTGTGCGTGTTCCTTAATGCTTGATTCCAGTTCTGCATATTCTTTTTTCTGTTCAGCGGAAAATCCCTTTTTGTTTATTTTAGGCAATGCTTCCAGAATTCCTTTGGCTGTATTAACTGCTTCTTTATCATCATCACCTGAGAGTGCAAATGTAAGGTGGGTGTAATGGGAATAGAGTTCTGTAAGATTTGCGGAAGTTTTTTTTGCGTCAATCACGGTTACCTTTTCATCCATAGGCATATCGCCCATTGCTGAATTGTCAGACATCATGCTCATATCGTGCTGCATGGATGTTTCAGTAGTGCTTTTCTGTTCTTTGTTTTCTTTACAAGAAGTGAGTGCCAATGTTCCGATTGCCAAAAGGCTGAATACTAGTATTTTCATTATTTTATAAGTTTAAAGGTTATTTATTATTTATTAAAAAAGGCTTCGTAGTTTGCTTTGTTTTCGAAGTACACGACATTGTCGTTTTTATCGGATATCGCTATAATTGCGGTTGCTTTATCGATGAGTTGATGAGAAATCGGATCGTATGCCATTCGTGCATTTTCTTCCTGCGGGATTCTCAGTTTGCAGTTTTCGCAGCAGCCGTAATACGTTTTACCTTCGTGCTGTACTTCGAGTTGTTTTTTACCCATATAGGCGTTATTTACCATACATACCTGATCGTGCGGAACAATGTCGCCGGTGGTGAACTTTGCGACCGAGATTTGGGTGTTTTCAGCTTTTGAATTGTTGCAGGAAACGAGAAATACCGATGCAAAAGCCAGTATTCCCAAAAGAATATTTTTCATTAAATTTTAGATTACAGGTTAATTTTAAGTTTCCTTGTTAAGAAACTGCTTACGAACATTCAGATCTTCAAAAGCGTCCTCGCTCCAAAAGGAAAATCTTTTGTGAAAGATTTACTTTTAAAGGAAAAGTTGAAGTTCAAAGGAATATACAGCGCTGATAAGTCATCAGGGATAAAGTGTTAAAAAACTCTTCACGACCGGACATAACTCGGGCTGTAAGAAAGAAGTATTACCCTATTTTGGGCGGTATCCAAACGGTATGGAATTCACAGGAGTAATGAGGATTCTGATAATAGAAATTGGAATTTTTGCTATAGTAGCCGGAGGCTTCAGTTTTGGAATCCTCTAAGAAATTTCTGTAGACTAAAAGGGTGTATTGAGCAGAACTGCAAAGGTTTCCGCTGCAGTTTCCTGAGCATCCTTCAGTTTGACAATTGTGTGATTTGGTGTGACAGCATTTGTCTTTGCAATCGCCACTGTCGCAAGATGGGTGGATCGTCGCGAATGACTGTTTGATGAAAGTTTCCGTATGTGCCCGGTTTTTAAAAAGCTGCTTCTCCTTTTTGCTGCAAGCTAAAGATATCCCCGGCGCCAGAAATAACGCGAGTGTAAAGGAAAGGAATAGTATTTTTAAATTACCGTGCATTATAAAGTATAAACAGTACAAATTTAGGAAATATTTTTGAAGTTTCAATACTGTCCTAAAAAAAAATTATTAAAAATAGAAACAGCCTAAATACCTATTTTACATTTAGCTTTACATTTAATTTCAAAAAAGAACCCCTTGATAATAGTTTTTGGGGGTTTCAGGCGGTTGCTCAAATGGTTTGTCGAGCCAAAATTGAAGATTAATTTTAACAAAAATATTCAATCGGATAAAAGCTACCAGATTTGATAATTGCCAATTATATTTAGCGATGGATTTCAGGTATTTCAGAATGAGAATAGTGATAAGTGCCGTCCAAATTTGGATTTTCACTGCATTTTCAGAAGTTCCAATGAAGGTTTTGATGTGAAGCAACTGCTTGATATCTCTAAAAAAGATCTCAATTTGCCATCTTTGCTTGTATAATTCTGCTATGGTAGAAGCAGCCCAAGAGAAATTATTGGAAATCATTTCAATGGTTTGCTTGTTTTCATTATCCCAAATAGCCACTCTTCTTAATTTTTTTGGATATTTTTCTTTGGATAAAGGATTTGAGAGTACTATTTCTTCGTCTTTTAGGATGCTTTGAGCTCCTTTTGGTGGAAGTTCTCGTTCCTGTAAAGTTTCAAATTTCAGATTTTCTTTATGTCTTATTACGAAGAAAACACCTTTGCTGTCCCAAATAGAGAGCATTGGAAAATCGTTATAGAATCTGTCTGCAACAATGACTGCTCCCTTTTCCAAAGGAATGTTTTCCGCTCCCTTGTTATCAGCAACACTTCCTTTGGTAATATTCACATAAACAGGAAGTTTCCCGTCATATTCAAGTAAGGTATGCATTTTCACGGCTCCTTTTTTAGTTCGATATGTTGCCCAATCGAACAAAGACAGGCATAGAGAAATAAGGGTAGAATCTAATAAATAGACAGGAACTTTTATTTTGAGTTTTATCCGTCTTTCTTTCGTGTGCTGTCCTAATTGTTCTAATAGTTTGAAATACACGTCTTTAAACAAATCTGCATCTCGTTTTCCATTCTGGTAGCTAATAGAAGATTTGGAAGGTGCTGTTTTTATCCCTAAATGATTCAGGTTTCCTGTGGCACTGCGAAGTCCGTTGGAAATGTCCCGAACCGAAGTGCTTTTGGCAAAATGACAGAAAAGCATAGAAACTAAGTGGTTCCAACTATCAAATCCTTTATTTCGGTAATCGGTTTTCTTCTCAATTACTATTTTTTTGAAAATCCCTCGGTCTATTTTTGAAATAATCTGAGAAAATAATGTTAATTTTGAGTCCATAAGAAGGTTTTTTTGTTGTGCAACCTCAAAGATACTTTGAGTTACTTTAATTCCTTCTTATTTTTTTATTTAGGACGCTATTGAAAGATTAACATAAAATTACAAATAACCTATTACTATTATTGAAAATTTCTATTTTCTGTAACCGATTCTGTACAAATTATTCTAAAAGAATATCATTCTAAAATATTCGACCAATATTTCCATACTGAGTTTCTAAAAAAAAGGAACATATTTAGGTCTTAATATCAGCAAAAAACTAAAAAAAGCACAAGGCGAAAAATTACTGTAGAAAGCAAATTGAGTTTGATGGTTATTTTCAGGAGCGTTGGGAAGATGCAGCAGATACGATTGTGAATTTTGATGAGGATTATTTTGAGAACAGGGATAGGAAAAATTTGTATGTTTTTCTTTCTGCGCTATATGATGATGAGGTTTTTGATTATTTACAAGGTGCTTACGCCATTGCAAAGTTAGAAACTCCTACCCAAGAATGGGTGAAGCTGCAGGTGGATGGTTTGATTGCTAAGGGGGTGAGGTTTTGATGGAATTTACCTATTTATAAGCTCCGAAGTCTGGAGACTTCGGAGAGCGGGTTAGTATTGGAAAACTTCTGTGTAAAAATAAAAAAGCCTGGGAAACCAGGCTCAAATATTTTTTTATAGTGCACCAAGAGAGCGCGATGTCTAGTGAGGCACTTTTATGTTGCAAAATTACAAAGATTTTTATATAAAGCAAATATTAATCCAAATATTTTATATGATTTCTTATAATTTCTAATAAGTGAGGCTTCACTTTGTGTTTTTCAAAAAAAGAATAAATTTCAGATTTAAACTCTGCTAATCGATTTATAGAAATTGATTCTAAAAAGAATGCAATAACTTTTAATGAGGCATCTAAAGAGTTTCGGTCACCATTATTGTAATTTATTTTCGGATGCGAACTTAAACTCTGTGGTAAGGAAAAATCAAATAATACATTGCTATGAGCACAGATATTTCTAATTTGTCTAACCGCATGTATTAATCTC contains the following coding sequences:
- a CDS encoding DUF3347 domain-containing protein, which encodes MKILVFSLLAIGTLALTSCKENKEQKSTTETSMQHDMSMMSDNSAMGDMPMDEKVTVIDAKKTSANLTELYSHYTHLTFALSGDDDKEAVNTAKGILEALPKINKKGFSAEQKKEYAELESSIKEHAQHIADNAGNIDHQREHLDLMSEDFYDLLKDFGTSKTVYKIFCPMYNDNKGAFWLSDSREVKNPYYGKKMASCGEVQEEIK
- a CDS encoding efflux RND transporter permease subunit, producing the protein MIQNLIKLSLRNRYFVLLIAIGLFIWGIFAVRDNPIDAIPDLSENQVIVFTEWMGRSPQIIEDQVTFPLVSNLQGIPKIKNIRASSMFGMSFVYVIFEDNVDIYWARTRVMERLNYAQRLLPQDVTPTLGPDGTGVGHVFWYHFDAPKMDLGDQRALQDWYVKFALQTVPGVAEVASFGGFEKQYQLIVDPVKLQYYNVSLMEVMNKVKANNNDVGGRKFEMADMAYVIRGLGYIKNVADIEEIAVGNYNGIPVRVKDIGSVQMGGDLRLGIFDADGEGEVVGGIVVARYGENADKVINDVKEKMKDVEKGLPEGVTFKTSYDRSTLIEGAIDNIKTKLIEEIIVVAIIVILFLFHWRSALSIIIQIPVTIAISFILLNAFGLSSNIMSLTGIALAIGVIVDNGIIMSENAYKNLSDWQNHQQNKNP
- a CDS encoding efflux RND transporter permease subunit, with amino-acid sequence MKTNWFKNIFRKKDKEKDSYVKIPEDIRLKIIEKSSLQVSRGVFFSTVIIVVSFLPVFMLTGQEGKLFHPLAYTKTFILIVDAILVLTLAPVLISFFMKGKFKDDNKNPINRGLERIYEPLIRWCMKWKKTTLGINILALLISIPMIMNLGREFMPPLDEGSLLFMPVTLPDISNSEAKRLLQVQDKIIKGIPEVDHVLGKAGRANTATDNSPISMIETIILLKPQSEWREGKTKDDLINELNAKLQIPGVTNGWTMPISNRINMLSTGIRTDVGVKVYGQNLDSIAVLSEKIKKELTGIEGIKDMYVEPITGGKYVDIQVKREEIGRYGLSVDDVNAVVESALGGMKLTTTVEGRQRFSVNARYGQDFRNNVESLRRLPMQTMEFGSIPLSAVADIRLTEGPPMINSENAMLRGTVLFNVRDRDLGSTVAEAQKKLNSMVTKMPKGYFVEWSGQYENLIRGEQTLKMIMPLVLIVIFLSMYFAFNSYREAFFNLISIPFALIGGVFMISIWGVNLSVAVAVGFIALFGLAVETGIVMVIYLNDAMVQLIAKNGNSRETITNEELREYVIHGAAKRLRPKIMTVCVTLFGLVPILWSHGVGSDMMKPIVLPMVGGVFTSAIHILLVTPIIFYMQKEWELNKLGKIDVLDAAH
- a CDS encoding efflux RND transporter periplasmic adaptor subunit, which encodes MRKIIIFTMLLFGLTACDKVKFWEDKHSAEAAMHTYTCPMHPEVISDKPGKCPKCGMDLVLKDAPEKKEEGIKLDDLLKPTNEFVVSEQPVIKVKRENIPTTVDALGTVEYDTRQIGSISSRVAGRIEKLYVRYKYQKVSKGQRILDIYSPELLTAQQNLLFVIKNDRSNKTMIDASRQKLLLLGMPASQIQKVIQRGKPDLTVPVFSNYSGHIQQAGSAGSMGSSPQSAPAMASNNAVTAELPLKEGMYLQKGQNIFSVYNPNRTWALINIFSEDIALVSKGQSVMIIPEANPENRFKGIIGFIEPFFRQGSKTVTARVYFDNSTAKIPVGSQVKAEIMSHNRMADWLPKSAVVSLGIDKIAFKKVEGGFIAHKVVTGAVVGDKIQIVSGLLPEDGVAENAQYLMDSESFIKINR
- a CDS encoding heme-binding domain-containing protein produces the protein MRKLNMIGWLAVLVVAIVLVIQVIPVERNVSTVPPGQSFEKTEKVPANVAAILKVSCYDCHSNNTRYPWYSELKPAAWLMARHIKKGKKELNFDEFNDYSKRRKKAKIKSIISQIEKDEMPLKSYLLLHSDSKLTAEERKMLLDFFTSRTNPQ
- a CDS encoding efflux RND transporter periplasmic adaptor subunit — protein: MKFNILMLALLVFLYSCKKEEDPHAGHDIYYTCSMHPQVVSDKPGKCPICHMDLVPVEKKKNTDPNEIILNDEQVKLGNIKTVALSDGSMADKLTLTGTLNFNQYQMQAVSSRVMGRVERLYYKNIGDFVPKGAPLVDIYSEELNNAKQEYLLALERRKLFVGNTSIDFDQLLQSSRNKLYLWGMSESQIKQLERSGKATPTTTVFSNAAGYITDLSIAEGDYLAEGGTIVNLADLSSLWAEAQVYSSQMALLQKDSKVTVYIPDLDNLKINGKVDFTNPEISASSRINLVRISVPNKGNLLKPGMPVYVLVENKSRDGLSMPVDAVIRNGKSSTVWVKTAKNTFVNRMVETGLEYEDRIEITSGIKAGDEVVVSGAYLLNSEYIFKKGVDPMAGHDMSTM
- a CDS encoding TolC family protein: MKKLIITAVLAFLYTTIDAQQMSLPAVMDSIAANHPVVKMYNAEIRSMDAAAKGARSWMPPTVGAGFFMTPYNAKLWQRDGDMLGMGSVAVSVEQMFPNRKKLNANENLMKAMSAVEKEKLYAALNENFQDAKKLYYSSIVLDKKLKVVKENEKMLDFMIRNAEIRYKNGLSKISAYYKAKAALGSSKNMQLMYENDLRVNRIRLNALMGRDPLAPLEIEPEYNLNDYSLETFGQDLFYQNRSDLRGIDREINIAKLKQDLEKQNLKPEFGVKFENMFGFGGQPMQFSLMLMAKLPFVSWASGMNKANIESLKLKEEALQAQKEMMVNEYSGMAYGMRNELDLNKNQLKLYEDTIIPALKNNYKSMQLGYEQNTEELFMLYDAWEQLNMAQLEYFEILTKALQTQTEIDRLIERR
- a CDS encoding IS4 family transposase, with the translated sequence MDSKLTLFSQIISKIDRGIFKKIVIEKKTDYRNKGFDSWNHLVSMLFCHFAKSTSVRDISNGLRSATGNLNHLGIKTAPSKSSISYQNGKRDADLFKDVYFKLLEQLGQHTKERRIKLKIKVPVYLLDSTLISLCLSLFDWATYRTKKGAVKMHTLLEYDGKLPVYVNITKGSVADNKGAENIPLEKGAVIVADRFYNDFPMLSIWDSKGVFFVIRHKENLKFETLQERELPPKGAQSILKDEEIVLSNPLSKEKYPKKLRRVAIWDNENKQTIEMISNNFSWAASTIAELYKQRWQIEIFFRDIKQLLHIKTFIGTSENAVKIQIWTALITILILKYLKSIAKYNWQLSNLVAFIRLNIFVKINLQFWLDKPFEQPPETPKNYYQGVLF